The Erinaceus europaeus chromosome 4, mEriEur2.1, whole genome shotgun sequence genomic sequence CAAACTGCCTGACCTGCATGTCTCCTCTGCCCTTTACATTCCTGCTAACAGCTGGGCTATTTCTGCTATAGCAATCAAGGTGCGATGACTGCAGGTGTTATCTTTAGGACTAGGAAAATTAACCAACCTTCCTCAAATCCATATCAGCCCAGAATtgccaggccttgaacctggacttCAAGCTCATTAAGGTTCACACTCTATTCCACGgagagctttttattttattattttttattagctttatttactggatagagacagccagaaatcgagaggagggggatgatagagagggagaaagacagggagacacctgcagcacaacttcaccacttgcaaagcttttcccctgcaggtggggatcgggagctcgaaccggggtccttgcacattgtaacatgtgcgcacaaccagatgcgccaccaccagccccccccccccatggagagtttttaaatagaaatatttccCTGACAGCTGTGTGTTTTCAAATAATCATTTTAAGGGtcagtgatggtgcacccagtaaagctcACATGTCACCATATGaggatgacccaggttcaagcccccccacctaTCTCTACCTGtgatgtgggggtggggaagcttcacaggtggtggagcagtgatgcaggtgtctctcctctctgtctctttttctctctctttcgttCTTATCCTCTATCAAAATCAGAAAGGAAGAGCTGCCAGTAGTGGTGGGGtcctcagtgataatccttgcAACAAGTAAATAAGAAGCCACTTGACATTCACTCTGTGGAGCACtacttttccattaaaaaaaaatgatgggggtctggcggtggtgcagcgggttaagcgcatgtggcacaaagcgcaaggacctgtgtaaggatcccggttcgagcccccggctctctacctgcaggggagtcgcttcccagccggtgaagcaggtctgcaggtgtctttctttctctccccctctctgtcttcccctcctctctccatttctctctgtcctatccaacaatgaacaacataaacaatggcaataataataaccacaacgaggctacaacaacaagggcaacaaaagggaaaaaaaaaaaaaaaggcccccagcagcggtggatttgtggtgcaggcaccgaacccagcaataaccctggaggaaaaaaaagaaaatggcattcTGTCTTTTGGGACCAAAAAAATGCATGGGATTGGAGATGGCTATGCTAAGTCAAATAAGGAGGGAAGTAAAAAGCAGctatcagatggcttcactcatatgtggaatttaaataattaaagcaaatgaactttggCCCTCAGTCTCAAATCCTGGGCTGCCAGCCAGACTGTGACCTCAACTGACACAGGGCATCCAGGGAGAGCAGGCAGCAACCCCCCGGGGACTGCTTCTCTTGGTGACCCTTTGCACTCTGCTCACCAAAGGGGTAGGATGACCCTCCCACAGATCCTAGTCCCCCCCTCAGGGCAGCCCAAGGCTGCCCCACTGGGCCCCTGAGCACCGGTGTCTCCAGAGCTTGGGAACTTGCCCTCTGGATGGACGACAATCCCTCCCCCTGGGCACCCGGCCAGACAGGTAGGGATCCCTGGAGGCCTAGCGGTCACACTGAGAGCTGGATTCTAGCTGCAGGCTCTCTGATCATCATTCTATCCACTCCCAGCTCCAGAGTCCAAGGGTCCAAGTGGTGGGTGGGGTGAACAGAGCTGAGCACTACAGAAGGAGTCCGTGCTGCTCAGTGGACAGCATGAAGTTTGAGGATCTGCTGGACCAGGTGGGAGGCTTTGGGCTCTTCCAGCTAAGGAATCTGGTGCTGCTGGCTCTGCCCCGCCTGCTGCTGCCCATGAACTTCCTTGTGCCCATTTTCTTGGCAGCTGTGCCAGCCCACCGCTGCACTCTGCCTGGCACCCCTGCCAACATCAGCCACCAGGATGCATGGCTAGAGGCCTACCTGCCCCGGGAGCCTGATGGCTCGCTCAGCTCCTGCCTCCGCTTCGCCCACCCCAGGGCCCTCCCCAACACCACGTTGGGGGAAGGGGGGCAAAGCCCTGGGGAGGTGAATGGAGAGCCCGCCAAAGTGCCCTGCCCTGAGGGCTGGGACTACGATCACTCCGTGTTTTCCTCCACCATTGCAACTGAGGTACCTAGTGAGCCaggagattggggggggggagcacaggAGCGGGCTGGGTCTGCCACTGAGTGGGCCTTAGACACAGTGCTTTTAGGGTCTCAGTTTACCTTCTGCAGGTGTGGGGCCGGGGGGTGGTACTATCTGTGAATATAAAGTGCCAAGTGCGTTCCTGGTCTGCAGTAAGGAGCCCTTCACAGAGCTGCTACTGTGGATTCCAAGGTGACCAAGGAGGAAGGGCTAAGGTGACTGGAGAGCTGGGGCAGGCAGCTGAGgaggatgtttctttttttttattttttattttttaaatatttattttatttatttattcctttttgttgcccttgttgttttattgttgtagttattattgttgttatcgttgttggataggacagagagaaatggagaggggaggggaagacagagaggaggagagaaagatagacacctgcagacctgcttcaccgcctgtaaagcgactcccctgcaggtggggagccggggttcgaaccgggatccttatgccggtccttgtgctttgcgccacctgcgcttaacccactgcgctacagcccgactccccgagggGGATGTTTCTGTAGTAAGAAAGGTAGAAACAACAGAggcctcccttctcccttttcttcttttgtgaGGGGCCCCAGTTCTAGACTTTACACAATCCATGTGGAGGTgaggcaggtggggacagagtgtGCGGGGAGGAGAGAATCCTGTTATCCTCACAAAGAACCTTCCATGGGATGAAACTGAGGCTGCAAGATTGAGGATAGGTCACATAACCCACTCCCTCGCCCCCGCCTCGCCCCCAGCTGGGGTGAGTCACTGGGGGTTCATTATCCGATATGGGTGAGGCTCCTAGGGTCTGAAGAGAAGGCATGGTACCAGCTGGAGGAGCCTGTACCCACGGTAGGCCTCTCCCTGCCCATCCCTCAGTGGGACCTGGTATGTGAGCAGAAAGGCCTGAACAGAGCCATTTCCACTTTCTTCTTCATTGGTGTGCTGCTGGGGGCCGTGGTCTTCGGATACCTAGCTGACAGGTGGGGTGAGATCAGGAATAAACAAGGGAGGGTTGGAGGTGGgcgggggaaaaaaacaaaaacaagggaggGGAATGGGACCCTCTCCCACTAGCTGGGGTTCGGACCTAGTCTCCCTCTGTCCCAGTAGGGAGCAGAGCCCACATGACTCTCTTGTAGGTTTGGGCGCCGCCGGCTGCTGCtggtagcctatgtgacctccctGGTGCTGGGCCTGGCTTCGGCAGCCTCCGTCAACTACATCATGTTCGTCATCATCCGCACCCTCACTGGTGCAGCCTTGGCGGGTTTCACTATCATTGTGATGCCCCTGGGTGAGGCCAGCCTTTGCCAACCCAAGGGACCTAGAGGGCTGGAGGAGGGAGGCACTGGGCAATGGAGAGGCTGAGCCCATCAGGCTCTTGCTAACTGTCTTCCTGTTTCTGACTCTTGCTCTGGGCTCAGAACTGGAGTGGCTGGACGTGAGACACCGCACAGTAGCAGGTGTGCTGAGCAGTACCTTCTGGTCAGGGGGCGTGATGCTGCTGGCCCTGGTCGGGTACCTGATACGGGACTGGCGATGGCTCCTGCTGGCTGTTACCCTGCCTTGTGTCCCAGGAATCTTCAGCCTCTGGTGAGGCCTGCAGGTAGAGGGTGGGAGGAAAGTAGGGGGAGAGCGATGGGAAATCAGAGACAAAGGTAATCGAGTTGAGATGCAAcaatacacagagaaaaagaatctGAAggaattcctagcaccaccacaaaccagagctgagcagtgctgtgagggGGAAAGAGTCACTGAACAGGAAACTGAAGGACACAAAAGCAGCTCCATTAGAGAATATGGCACTGGGCATGAGAAGCAAGAAGCACAGGGTAGGGGAGCAGTGGTAGTGCAcccggctaagcacacacattaccattcggAAACACCCTGGttcagtgtggtctgggaggtggtggcagtggctaagacactagactctcaagcatgaggtgctgagttcaatccccagaagcacatgtaccagagtgatgtctggttctctctcctcctatctttctcattaataaataaataaaatcttaaaaaaaaagggagggggagtcgggcggtagcgcagtgggttaagctcacgtggtgtaaagtgcaaggatcggtgcaaggatctcggtttgagccccggctccccacctgcaggggaatcacttcataggcggtgaagcagggctgcaggtatttatctttctctccctcctcctctctccatttctctctgtcctatctaacaatgacaacatcaataacaacaacaatgaaaaaacaagggtaacaaaaggaaaaataaataaatattaaaaaaaaaaacctggttcaagcctcactgcccacttgcggggggggggcggtgcttctgttctctctccctctctatttcccccctcctctctcaatttctctctgtcctatctagtgaaagagagagagagagagagagagagagagagagagaaacacaaaacaaaatacagaaaaatagCAATGGAGAGACAGAACAGTGAGTAACAGAGACCAAAACTGAAATCAGGTTCAGAGGAATAGATGAATATATGAGCAACATAACTGATAGAGATGGAAAGTGAGGCAAGCATAAAATGAGCATGGTCACTAAAGAGTAGAGAGGGCAGAGGACCTGTGTGAGGGCAGGAGGATTCCATGCAAGAAGGTGGAGGCCAGGAAAGGTGGGCATTCTGTTGCTTCCCCAAAGGAAACTGGCTCTGTATGCCCCTTCTGGGTATAACTGTGTGCTTGTCTCTCCTTCATTCTATGTCCTCCTCCCACTGGTGGGCCAGGTGAGTGTCAGATGCCAGGTGCAGAGATCTGAGGGATAAGACCAATTTATCTGAGTTGGGAAAGGCCTCCAGGTTTTAGGGGCCCTGAGTCTGAATAAGCAAGTGTGGGAAGAGGTGAcctttattacatatatatatatatatatatatatatatatatatatatatatatatgtatatatataaactatatatatataaataaactatatatatatagtttatttatttatttacttattttttaccagagcactgctcagctctgtcttatggtggtgtgggggattgaacctgggactttggagcctcaggcattagagtctctttgcataaacattaagctatctccccacccaattattattatttttaaattttttatttatttattttcccttttgttgcccttgttgtctttttattgttgttgtagttattattgttgtagttattattgtttttgttattattatttttaaatttttttaagttttaagaaaaatttttttatccaggtaaattaaacttttactgaaaacaaaacatgttagggaaagagagaaagaggtacagaaaaagaaagaaagaaacaggagtgAAAACTGCTTACATGTTAGtcccaggaaagagagagagagagcaagggaagaaaGATTTACATGGTTGCAGTCAGGgccaaagagagagaccaaattttttaaattttatttatttatttattcccttttgttgtccttgttttattatttttttattgttgtagttttattgttgtcatcgttgttgaataggacagagagaaatggagagaggaggggaagacagagaggagaaaagatagacaccttcagacctgcttcattgcctgtgaagcgacccccctgcaggtggggagccgggagctcgaaccagaatccttacaccagtccttgggctttgtgctatttttattttttttcctatttcttttttaaatatttatttatttattctctttgttgcccttgttgttctgttgttgtagttattactgttgtcgtcattattggataggacagagagaaatggagagaggaggggaagacagagggggagagaaagatagacacctgcagacctgcttcactgcctgtgaagcgactcccctgcaggtggggtgccagggcctcaaacagggatccttaaaccgttccttgcactttgcatcacgtgcgcttaacctgctgtgctactgcctgactctctttttttttttaacatggtgtcaaggactgaactcagggcctagTACATGCATGATACCACTGAGTGGTCAACCAGGCCCaacttttttcacattttattttattattattttacacacacacacatatgtttgttttttaaaaatcagagcactacttagctctgtcctatggtggtgtaggggattgaacctgggattttggagacttaggcatgagaacctctttgtataaccattatgctatctcccccatgtattcatatttcatttaaataaaaaagagagaggggcctagtggtggtgcacctgttacagtgtgcaaggacagtagtcaggcggtagcgcagcgggttaagcgcacatagtacaaagcgcaaggaccagctgtaaggatcccagttcgagcccctggatccccacctacaggggagtcacttcacaagtaatgaaataggtctgcagatgtctatctttctctcctcctctctgtcttcccctcctctctccatttttctctgtcctatccaacaatgacaacaacagtaataattacaacaataaggcaacaagggcaacaaaagggaataaataaataaataagtttaaaaaatgaattaaaaataaataaaaaaataatgtgcaaggacccgggttcaagcccccagtccccacctgcagggggaaaacttccaggagcggtgaagcagtgttgcaagtgtgtgtctctctctgtctctctccccacttcctttcaatttctggctgtctctacccaataaataaattaatataataaaaatgtagaaatatatattaaaaataaaataaataaatggagagtgagagaggaaaagacagagagaggagagacacctcagcaccacTCCAGCCTCCATGgaactctctgtctttttcttttttaaaaaaatttatttgtcaggggagtcgcttcacaggtggtgaagcaggtctgcaggtgtctatctttctctcctcctctctgtcttcccctcctctctccatttctctctgtcctatccaacaatgacgacaacaacaataataactacaacaataaaacaagggcaacaaaagggaataaataaataaaataaatatttttaaaaaaataacaaaaaattttatttgtaaaataataaatattaacaaaataatagAATAATAGGGGTGAAatgccacacatttcccaccagcagagttccatatcccaggaACTCCCTGTCTTACCCCTGTGCTGTCCATAAAGCTCACATAcggtgtcagggcttgaacccaggaacttGCACATAGCAAAGTACATGCTCTGCTGGGCCAGCTATCTCCTGTCTCTCAGAGGTGGCTTTTAACAGGGCCTTGAATGGTGAGTGAAGTTCCTCAGATGAGGGGGAGCTTAGGAAAAAGATATTCCAGGCTGAGGGTGCTTTGTGAACAGAGCTTTGTTTGTGGTCAGGGCGAGAGCTTAGGATGCTAACTCTGACTGAGGGGCTGCCTGCTCTCCCCAGGTGGGTGCCTGAGTCTGCGCGCTGGCTTCTGACACAGGGCCGTGTAGAGGAGGCCCACAAATACCTGCTCCGTTGTGCCAGGCTCAATGGGCGGCCTGTGGGTGAGGATGGACCAACCAGGGAGGTGAGGTGCCTGTGTGTGGTgaggtgcctgtgtgtgtgtggcctgtgtccaggtgtccCCTTCTAAGACCCACTCTTGTGTAGGAGAGACTCTGTCCCTAGGGGAGAATTCCAAATGCTTTGTGGTGTCCAGCCTGGCTTTGGTGGGTCACACTCAGGGGCTCAGCTGTCATGGGCACCCCCAACCCCTCTACTGCAGAAAGGGGAGTTATGTCTTACTAAAACCACGATGTGTCATATTAGTGGACTCTCATGTCAATAGTTCTCCTCCTCCCCAACAGGCTCTGAACAAAGTGGCAGCAGGGGAGCAGGTGGTACAAAAACCCTCCTACTTAGACTTGTTCCGGACGCCCCGGCTGCGACATATCTCCTTGTGCTGCATGGTGGTGTGGTGAGGTGGGGGGCAAAGCCCTGCCAGGTTGGGGCAGGACAGGACAGAACGGTGCTGGGTATGAGTGGGGGAGGGACAAGTGAACTGTGACTGTCAAGACAGGAGGCTGGGGAGGGAACAGATGCTGGGAAGTCAAGAAGAGGGAGTAgagttggggctggggagacagcataatggttatacaaagactttcatgcctgaggcaccaaaggtcccaggttcaatcccccacaccaccataagcccgaggtgaacagtgctttggataaataataataataataataataataataggagatggaagggatgggagaggaggagggagagaaagaagggaagaaaggtggggagcggaggccaAGAAAGGACCAGGACAGCATTTTGATTTGGGCTCAGTCACTTTCTCCTATGAGGCCTTGTGAGGGGTCACAGCATCGGACCTCATGCCCCTTCTATCAATAGGACACGTAGTTTCCAGGATCACTGTGATTAGGGAGAGACAGGAAAGCTCATAGGCAACAGGTGAGGGCAGGGGCGGGGGTCCCTCTAAATGACCGAGACTCCCAAGGAAAACAGGACAAGAGGGATGGAAAGGAGGGTTCCTGAGTGACACTGTGACCCTGCCTCAGGTTTGGGGTGAACTTCTCCTACTATGGCCTCAGCCTGAATGTGTCAGGGCTGGGTTTGAATGTGTACCAGACACAGCTGTTATTTGGGGCAGTGGAGCTGCCCTTCAAGCTGCTGGTCTACCTGTCAGCTCGCTACATCGGACGCCGCCTCACAGAGGCAGGAGCGCTAATGGGCACCGCCCTGGCCTTGGGCATCAGGCTGCTGCTGCCCTCTGGTGAGCCCCATGCCACCCCGCCccaccctccctccatctcccccttttctggAAGCTGACTCAAGTTCAGTTAACTCACTCCCACGCTGGTGCCTACAACCAACCTGGGAGTCCTGGACTGTCCCACAAGTCCCACTTACTGCCTGAACCCCTTTTCCTCCAGAGATGGGGGCCTGGAACACCACCCTGGCAGTGATGGGGAAAGGTTTTTCTGAAGCTGCTTTTACCACTGTCTACCTGTTCACATCGGAACTATACCCTACTGTGCTCAGGTGAGGAGAGCCCAGCTCTCAGGCACCTCACCTGTGGGGAGGCTTGCCCCTCACAGCTCTCATTTGTACCCCcttgctcccccaccccactactTCTCACCCTTAAGCCACACCTGGAATTCAGAGCTCATGAGAGCTATGTTGGTCTACGTCTAGGAAAAGACACAACACTTactttttgggttttttgtttgtttttaccagagcactggtaaaTATagtagggagtgggggtggggattgaaccttggggcctcaggcttgagagtctattaTTGCCTAACTTTATTCAATCTCCATCCCCCACTCCTGCTACACACACCCCACCCATTCACCCTTTGAGCCTCCTGTGGAAGAAAGTCCTGCCCTACCCATCCTATCTCATCCCATCCcactccatcccatcccatcccatcccatctcatcccatcccaccccatcatcccatcccatcccatcccatcccatcccatcccatcccatcccatcccatcccatcccatcccatcccatcccatctcagCAAGGCTATTCTCCCATAATAAATTGGGCCTGGGATAGCCATACTCCAGCAAGTTTCCCCAGAGCTTCCTAGGGCTGCTGGGTCTTTGGACTTGAGACCTGGGATCTTTCCCGTAGTGATTGTCAGACAGGGAGTGGCTTTTAGGTAACTGGATATATTTAGGCCCTGTGCCTCTCCTAAAACTTACCAGTATTTATACAAGCTCCCTGCCTACTCTTCCCCCAACCCCATTCTCTTTTTAAAcagatttttcttctctttcagtaCCTCATTAGTACTCTGCCTGAATGGGGGGTCCCTCCTCTGCTGGGTGCTGGCTTGGCGGGGGTCCCTGGCCTGGGGGAGGATGGGGAAAACACCTCCAACCATCAAGGAAGAGAGCCTGTCTAGCCTGTCAGGGGTGGAGGTGGCTATGAGGCTCACCTACTTGGTTATGAGCACTACCCCTtctcctatcctctctctctGAACAGACAGACAGGGTTGGGGCTGACTGCACTGGTGGGTCGCCTGGGGGGGTCTTTGGCCCCACTGGCAGTCTTGCTGGATGGAGTATGGCTGCCACTGCCCTCGATCACTTATGGGGGCATCGCCCTGCTGGCCTCCTGCACTGCCCTTCTGCTGCCAGAGACAAAGCAGGAACAGCTGCCAGAGACCATCCAGGATGTGGAGGGGAAGAGGTGTGTGCACAGAATGATGGTGTGGGTGCTCAGGTCCCTGACACTTCACGTGGGATTCAGGGAAGAAGACAGGTTTGCACATGTGCGTTTGGCACACATATACAAGTATACATGGCTGCATGTCCTGGGGTGTTTAAACCACAAGTAGAATTGTATATATGAGTCCATACCTGTGTGTGCAAACAGATAACCAAAATTGTCTGGAAAGAAATAAAGTGTGCACACTCGGGTATGTCTAGCAGGGGCGTATACGAGCCCTTGTGGGAGTCACTTGTGGGAGTCCATGTTTTTTTATCAAATGGGGAGAGCCCTGGGCCAGCCCCCACAGTGGCAGGCTTGGGGGCTAAACCCCACTATTTCTCATGACTCTTCTCCAGTGCCTCATCCATCCCTCAGGAGGAGATGCCTATGAAGCAGGTCCAGGACTGAATGGGACTAGAAGCTCTGCAGCAGAGCAGGCCCTGTGACATGGCTGGGGCATGAAGCCTCTGCCTAGAGCTGGGGGTGTCACCAGTGCCCCCTTTCTGTGCTCATCTAGCCTTGACTACTTGACCTCCAGCAACAGTATGACTTCCCAAAATGCTGGAACTTCTCTGGCATCCCTCTCACGGCTGGGGTGATTCTGTAAATAAAAGATGCCCCTAGGTTTGGGGCAGCAGTGAGCAGTCATGGGAAGGACCCTAGGTGGGGAGCCACTGAGTTTGGCCCTGGGGTCTGATCCCAGCCTTGCTCatttgctgtgtgaccttgggtgtGTGATATCCCCACTCTGGGCCTCAGCACAGGATCTGCT encodes the following:
- the SLC22A7 gene encoding solute carrier family 22 member 7 isoform X1, coding for MKFEDLLDQVGGFGLFQLRNLVLLALPRLLLPMNFLVPIFLAAVPAHRCTLPGTPANISHQDAWLEAYLPREPDGSLSSCLRFAHPRALPNTTLGEGGQSPGEVNGEPAKVPCPEGWDYDHSVFSSTIATEWDLVCEQKGLNRAISTFFFIGVLLGAVVFGYLADRFGRRRLLLVAYVTSLVLGLASAASVNYIMFVIIRTLTGAALAGFTIIVMPLELEWLDVRHRTVAGVLSSTFWSGGVMLLALVGYLIRDWRWLLLAVTLPCVPGIFSLWWVPESARWLLTQGRVEEAHKYLLRCARLNGRPVGEDGPTREALNKVAAGEQVVQKPSYLDLFRTPRLRHISLCCMVVWFGVNFSYYGLSLNVSGLGLNVYQTQLLFGAVELPFKLLVYLSARYIGRRLTEAGALMGTALALGIRLLLPSEMGAWNTTLAVMGKGFSEAAFTTVYLFTSELYPTVLRQTGLGLTALVGRLGGSLAPLAVLLDGVWLPLPSITYGGIALLASCTALLLPETKQEQLPETIQDVEGKSASSIPQEEMPMKQVQD
- the SLC22A7 gene encoding solute carrier family 22 member 7 isoform X2, giving the protein MKFEDLLDQVGGFGLFQLRNLVLLALPRLLLPMNFLVPIFLAAVPAHRCTLPGTPANISHQDAWLEAYLPREPDGSLSSCLRFAHPRALPNTTLGEGGQSPGEVNGEPAKVPCPEGWDYDHSVFSSTIATEWDLVCEQKGLNRAISTFFFIGVLLGAVVFGYLADRFGRRRLLLVAYVTSLVLGLASAASVNYIMFVIIRTLTGAALAGFTIIVMPLELEWLDVRHRTVAGVLSSTFWSGGVMLLALVGYLIRDWRWLLLAVTLPCVPGIFSLWWVPESARWLLTQGRVEEAHKYLLRCARLNGRPVGSEQSGSRGAGGTKTLLLRLVPDAPAATYLLVLHGGVVRFGVNFSYYGLSLNVSGLGLNVYQTQLLFGAVELPFKLLVYLSARYIGRRLTEAGALMGTALALGIRLLLPSEMGAWNTTLAVMGKGFSEAAFTTVYLFTSELYPTVLRQTGLGLTALVGRLGGSLAPLAVLLDGVWLPLPSITYGGIALLASCTALLLPETKQEQLPETIQDVEGKSASSIPQEEMPMKQVQD